The Lactuca sativa cultivar Salinas chromosome 2, Lsat_Salinas_v11, whole genome shotgun sequence genome includes a window with the following:
- the LOC111888706 gene encoding uncharacterized protein LOC111888706: MGDASQSGFKPPPEFQDDARAPIIEPNASDSTELWLIQWPKDQVPDFDGQQLSLNLNNDDGQLGSFEASSGKSYDVVSLAAQEPKAMVFLSSATDSKIVGKITRRVSFVRYLEADEVPKDDTKKLKQMYERSNATSLTNSGHQFSTPAKSTRTRGTHSSGHRSSLSEEKKHRSSSKDLNSSMSLQDSDHSQEKKSKKRKKHVS; the protein is encoded by the exons ATGGGTGATGCTAGCCAATCTGGATTCAAGCCTCCACCAGAATTTCAGGATGATGCTAGAGCTCCTATAATTGAACCAAATGCATCGGATTCTACTGAACTATGGCTCATACAATGGCCTAAAGATCAG GTTCCCGATTTTGATGGGCAACAACTCTCCTTGAACCTCAATAATGATGATGGGCAGTTGGGCAGTTTTGAAGCTTCATCTG GAAAGTCGTATGATGTTGTCAGCCTTGCTGCACAGGAACCAAAAGCCATGGTCTTTCTATCTTCTGCAACAGATTCAAAAATTG TTGGTAAGATTACAAGGCGAGTTTCGTTTGTTCGTTATCTGGAGGCTGATGAGGTGCCAAAAGATGATACAAAGAAGCTTAAACAGATGTACGAAAGGTCAAATGCAACTTCATTGACTAATTCTGGTCATCAGTTTTCAACTCCTGCAAAGAGTACAAGAACAAGAGGAACTCATAGCAGTGGGCATAGAAGCTCTCTTTCTGAAGAAAAGAAGCATCGATCAAGTTCAAAGGATTTGAATTCCAGCATGTCTTTGCAGGATTCAGATCATTCTCAAGAGAAGAAGTCAAAAAAGAGAAAGAAACATGTGTCTTAA
- the LOC111888682 gene encoding aspartokinase 2, chloroplastic translates to MAAATHLCGIKTPYCFSKKALHSQSLCSQKRLNFDLLTESCGTLRVSYPNKGRGGLRVVCDARKNDVLVQSEAKCQGLEESINQLSCVMKFGGSSVASADRMKEIAELILSFPEENPVIVLSAMGKTTNKLIVAGEKAASCISDVSEIDELSFVKELHYRTVDELGLDKSLITDHLEKLERLLNGIAVLKDMTPRARDYLVSFGECMSTRIFAAYLNKIGVKARQYDAFDIGFITTDDFTNADILEATYPAVANKLHSDWNNDPAIPIVTGFLGKGCRTCAITTLGRGGSDLTATTIGKGLGLREIQVWKDVDGVLTCDPNIYPGAEPVPYLTFDEAAELAYFGAQVLHPQSMRPAREGDIPVRVKNSYNPNAPGTLITKSRDMSKAILTSIVLKRNVTMLDIVSTRMLGQFGFLAKVFSTFEDLGISVDVVATSEVSISLTLDPSKLWSRELIQQELDNVVEELEKIAKVNLLQHRSIISLIGNVQRSSLILEKVFHVLRTNGVNVQMISQGASKVNISLIVNDSESEKCVRALHSAFFETDLAVADLVNHNGNGNGNGI, encoded by the exons ATGGCAGCAGCTACACACTTGTGTGGAATCAAGACTCCTTATTGTTTTTCAAAGAAGGCTCTACATTCCCAATCTTTGTGCTCACAGAAGAGACTCAATTTTGATCTGCTCACTGAATCGTGTGGGACATTAAGAGTTTCATATCCAAACAAGGGAAGAGGAGGGCTAAGGGTTGTTTGTGATGCGAGAAAGAATGATGTTTTGGTACAAAGCGAAGCCAAATGTCAAGGTTTGGAAGAATCAATTAACCAGCTGTCATGTGTGATGAAGTTTGGTGGATCTTCAGTAGCCTCAGCAGATAGGATGAAAGAGATAGCTGAACTCATCCTCAGTTTTCCAGAAGAGAATCCTGTGATTGTCCTCTCTGCTATGGGGAAGACTACCAACAAGCTTATTGTG GCTGGAGAAAAGGCTGCAAGCTGTATTTCTGATGTTTCTGAAATAGATGAGCTGAGCTTTGTGAAAGAACTGCACTACAG GACAGTGGATGAGCTTGGATTAGACAAATCACTCATAACAG ACCACCTAGAAAAATTAGAGAGACTTCTGAATGGGATTGCTGTACTTAAAGATATGACTCCACGTGCAAGAGACTACTTAGTGTCATTTGGGGAATGCATGTCCACAAGAATATTTGCAGCATACTTGAATAAAATCGGTGTCAAAGCTCGCCAA TATGATGCATTTGATATTGGGTTCATAACAACTGATGACTTTACAAATGCGGATATTTTAGAAGCAACGTATCCAGCTGTAGCAAATAAACTACACAGTGATTGGAATAATGATCCTGCAATCCCTATTGTTACTGGCTTCCTTGGAAAG GGTTGCAGAACTTGTGCAATCACTACATTAGGCAGAGGTGGTAGCGATTTGACTGCCACAACCATCGGTAAAGGATTAGGCTTGCGAGAAATTCAG GTGTGGAAAGATGTAGATGGTGTTTTGACATGTGATCCCAACATATATCCAGGTGCAGAACCTGTGCCTTATTTAACTTTTGATGAGGCTGCTGAACTTGCATATTTTGGTGCTCAG gttcttcATCCACAGTCTATGAGGCCTGCAAGAGAAGGTGATATTCCAGTTAGGGTTAAAAATTCTTACAACCCTAATGCTCCAGGTACCCTGATCACTAAATCAAGAGATATGTCAAAG GCGATACTGACTAGCATTGTTTTGAAACGTAATGTGACCATGTTGGATATTGTTAGCACTCGTATGCTTGGTCAATTTGGATTCCTAGCTAag GTATTTTCAACTTTTGAAGATTTGGGTATTTCGGTTGATGTTGTAGCTACTAGTGAAGTTAGTATTTCTTTAACATTGGATCCTTCAAAGCTTTGGAGCAGGGAGTTGATTCAGCAG GAACTTGATAATGTTGTTGAAGAACTTGAAAAAATTGCTAAAGTGAATCTCCTTCAACACCGATCAATTATTTCACTGATTGGGAATGTTCAGAGGTCATCACTTATATTGGAGAAG GTATTTCATGTTCTTCGTACAAATGGAGTGAATGTTCAAATGATATCTCAAGGAGCATCGAAGGTGAATATATCGTTGATAGTTAATGACAGTGAGTCGGAAAAATGTGTGAGGGCTCTCCATTCGGCCTTCTTTGAGACTGATCTTGCTGTTGCTGACCTAGTCAACCACaatggaaatggaaatggaaatggaaTCTAA